The genomic stretch GCACTCtcgtgatccaatcacctctcagtagcaccaccagctggggaccaagccttcagcgCATGAGTCTTTTGGAGGAAcactatatccaaaccataacaataggGATGAATAATAACTACTAATTCTCGTGAGACCATGCCTACCATTTATACGCTTGTGTTTCAAGCACTGTCCTAAAATTTTTGTGTATAGCAATACATAGAAAATACATACtgatgccaggtgtggtggtcgatggttgtaatcccagcactcaggagaccgagacagaattgtgagttcaaagccataTCTGAGCTTCGGAGTGAAACCtcgtctcaaaaaaaacaaacaaacaaataaacaaaaaccctttCATACTGGCCAGTGTATAACTAATGGGAAAGATTGCATCTATATTTACTTAATGGAGGATAAACAGGTATctaggaggaggtggggaggttgGGTGGGGCATGGACTTCTCATATCCAGTTTCCAAGGCATTCAGGGACATTTCTCTGGAGTACATTATCAATTTTTGCTGGTGTTTACTCCTAGCAGGCTGGTGTATCCATGTGATCAAACTCCAGTCAAtgagaagtaaaataaaagttgTGTGGGACTTTTAGGACTATGTCTTTAAAGGAGCTTGCCATATggttctcctctcccttcctcctactTGATTCCTGGAATATGGGCATAATGGCTTGAGCTCTAGCAGTCATATTGTTATCCTGGTCGCCCCCAATAAGCCATGCTTCCCGGTATTGACACCCTTGTATAGCCCCCTCCCATGGTAACCCTGGGCATGGCTATGTGACTTGCTTTTGCTACAGGGACATCAGCAAATGTGATGCAAACAAAGGTTCAATAGCCACTTGCAGGTTAGGGCTTATCTCTTGAAATACTTCCTCTGGCATCTGGTGTCATACTACAAAAGGTTTAGGGTAGACTACCAAATGATGACTCTAGAGGGGGACCCTGGAAGATAAGAAGTCGTTTTGGATGTCCTGGGCCCCGCCAAGCTCCCAGCTAATTACAGCCAGCTAAATGGCCCCAACTACACCACACGAAGCAGAAGAACCTTCCTAGCTGAGCCCAGGTGGCCGTACAATTGTGAGAAATAACAAAGTCAGTGCTGTTTTCAGTTTTGAAGTGATTTGTCATGTAGTAGACAACAGGAACACAAGTGACCTTGAGAATGGCAGGTGCATCATGAGGCTGGCAAAGCAGGTAGGAGCCCAGAGCTTATTAGTGCACGGGCCAACCTCTTACTTCTTTTCGAGGACAGTTAAGCCCCAGTGTTGAGCCTGATGTGTTCATGACTTTAGGCATCTGCAACCGAGGTTGCTGTGTTGAGGTCACTGAAGGAAACCACTCACTTCTAACTACTTTTCATGTTTATTCACTTAGCACAGGCCTAGCGACCTACCAACCCCTCATTAAATGGTACTAATGATTTGCAACTGGAAAATAACGAGCTGTGTAAGTTGTGAGTGGATGTGTTCATTATAGTCACCAGCCCAGTTATCCAGGGCTTTCTATAGGCCAGCACTGCTGGGAGCTTAAATGAACCACTGGATCCTGGCTAGTTCTTCAACTCCATTCCCACCTACCCCTCTTCAACCACTGTACACCACACTCTTCGTGACCTGCTTCCTGCTATTAGAACACACCAAGCTCTGCTTTACTACCACCTCTGCCTGGATCTCTGTGGGCACCCTCTCCCAACCCCCACCAGCACAGTGCCCGGTTCCTTCTCTCTCAGATCTCAATCCAAATGTCACCTCCCCCAAGGAGCCTCCATGATCCCCCAATCTAAGGAAAGTCTACTGCACTCACTGCATACAGTCCCCGCGCTTCCTTcaccatttgaaattatttcccaCTAGGTTAAACTCCATGAGTATGAGGGGTCCCATTGTCCCCCGCCACACTCCTGGTGCCTAGAACGATGCCTGCTAGAGGATCGGTGCATATCAAATGGCTAAACCTGTTTTATATCAAAGCATTTGATTGCTACAACCACCAATCACAATCACAAGTATCATTCATCACCAGGCATTATTCTGGGTGCTGGAGACAGCGGGGCTGAGGCCGGGTGTAGGCCCCACTCACAGAGCTGTCCTCTGAGTCTTTCTATGAGAAGGTAAGTGTGGAAAGCATGCGCActgctgtgaaaaaaaaaataaagcagggaaggggggagagcAGGGAGGGGGCATCACAGCTTCCAGTGTTCTCTCCTGCTTGGTGCCACTGTCAGCATCTTTGAGCGTGACATTTCACTGGTGCCTCTGCAGCTccaagagtaatattggctttgaGGCAGGTCCCAGCAGAGAGCCTCAGTCTGGGGAGGGGGAGTCTTCCCCCTGGGTCTCCTGGAGGTCTCTCAGGCCTTTCCTCGCTATGGGGAAGGCCTGGAGCTGTGACAACTGCAGGTTCTGGGCAGTCCCCTACCCGCCTCTACCCTGGACAGAGGGGGTCGGCTCACAAATACGAAGAAGCCTTTGATCGGCATGGGACCCCCAGGGTTCTGACTGTTTTTTGTTCCAAACCACAGGCCAGGATTGCATTCTGCCTTGCCTCCAGCTGGGAAAGGCGTTGGGTaggtggagtgtgtgtgtgcgcgcatgcATGGCACATgcttggggagggggtgggaggctcACGTGGATCTTTGACTCTCTCCAATGAGCAGGCTAGGCACACATCATCTACTACATCTAAGGAACCAGCAGCAGACCCAATGGGTTCCCTGCCCAGGGTCTGTGTTTTAGCTGGGGACACAGCCAGCCAGCACAAGAGCAGTGGGCTCAGGAATGTTAGGTGGTCATGAGCACAACACAAGGGAATGGAGATGAGAAGCAGGTGGGCAGGTGTGAGTTACCTCTGCACAGGGTGTTTAGGGACCTTCCTCAGACAATGTACATCTGGCAGAGACCTGAAGGGAATGCAGGAGGCAGTGGAGGAAGTATTCCAGGTGTGTAGGAAGGTGAGGaatggggtgggtgggtggaaatGGGGGAGTAGAGTGGGGAGAAGGTAAGCCCTGGGTGGGGCAGGTGCTTCCATGGACCCTGAGGGAGGTGGGGACCAATGGAGTGTTCCGAACAGAGGAATGACGGGATCCAAATTGAGATGTAGGATTCCTCAAGCTACTGTGGGGAAGGAGGGCACAGCAAGGAGTCCCGTGAGGAGGAAGCTGGGAAGGTCAGGCATAGGATCACGAGGCCCTGGAGCCAAGGAGCAACGAGGAGGAGGAACATAACCATAGGTTGTTTGTGTATTCATAAGCTTTTTAGAGAAGTGAACTATAAATACAGAAAAGCTCACATATAAGCAAGTGTGCATACACTTTGATGGAGTTTTACAAACCAAATCCACCTGTGGACCCAGCACTGAAATAAGAACTAGAACTTCCCATCTGCCAGGAGCCTCCTGTCCCTGCCCTCCCCTAGGCACAATAACTCTCCTAGCTCCTGATTACATTTTCCAAGTAAAGTTGCCAGATTTGCTGCTGTGTTGGCTAGACTGGGGTTGGACATGGAGTCACAGGAGCCCCACTCCCCCCATTCAGGGCTGAGGGCCGGGTCCGAGCTGTCCTTTCCTAAGGTTGTGGTAGGAGCAGAGACCAAGGATGGAACCAGAAGGCTATTTGGGACTTGTTGGGTTGGAGACACCAGGGGAGGTCCCAGACTATCTTCTCTAGGGGTTGCAAGCACAAAACACAAATGCCCAAATGCTCTTAGGGCCAAGTAACATGGGGGTGACGAGGGGAACAAGGTCTGAGTGAGAAACATTCTGCTCCCCTCTCAATTCTGTAAGAACTGCAGCACAAACGTGCAGATGGATGGTGACTGGCAGGTGGCCTGAGTGGAGACAAGAGGAAGGGGTGGTGATGTCTTAGGAATGGGGAACATGTGGCCGGTTCTCCTGGCAATATTTCCAAAGAAGTCAGATATGTCGATTATTGTATGACACCATCCCAAGTGTTTTAACAATGGTGACTAAAAAATAACATTACCTGGGTACAACAAAAAATGTCTTCATGGTCAGCAATCAGTTTGATTCACATCAAATGCTTCACTTTGAAGACAGGGAAACTTAGGCCCAAAGAAATCTGGCACTCTCCCCAAACTCATAGTTTGCTGGAAACAGAGACTGGCCAGACCTAGTAGGGTAGAGCTCCTGAGGTTATCTTGGACAGGTCTGGAGTCAAGCCTGTCACTCCCGTCTTTGATCTAAACATGCAGTCCAATGATTCTACAGGCCCCAACTTGATGAGAAAGGCAGTAGAATGCTGTGAACAGCGTGTCTTGCAAGACTGGGAGCCATATCTGTCTGGGTTGGAATGCTTAGGGCTTCAAGTGACAGAACACCTGAATGACAGCAGCTTCAGGTTCAAAGATGTCTACATATGTGCATAATATGCAGGGGAAAGAAGATTTGAGGGCTGATGTCAGGAAGGACAGGCTCACTTCAGTTAAATTGGTTATAGCTAACGTGTTGAGGAGTGAGTAAATGAAGATCAAGGGTGAAAGGAGGAAACGAGAGAAAGCAGGAattgggaagaaaagagggaagtaGAGGAGAGAGTagaaggaggcaggaaggagaggggagaaggggaagTGGAGAGAAGTTTCTCCTTTACCTCTACCTGTCTGCAGAGAATGACAGTAACTTGCGACCTCTGGTGGCAAAAGAGGCCCACAGTCCTTTGAGGTTGCAATACTCCTAATTAGACTCAGGAGACACCTCATTCCCAAAAACGTTGTTCAGGCAGGACTGTGAGGACCTGGGCTTCCCCATCAGGGCCCAGGTAGTGAGTGACAGCTGGCCATATTAGGGAGGCAAGTGAGGCACTTGTCTAGGGCACAAATTAAAGGGGGATACTAAAAACTCaataatcaagaaaaatatttaatagttttaaaaatcaaatctgcAAACTATGACTTACAGGCCAGCTGCCtatctttgtaaataaagtttcaaAGAAACCAGAGTCAGGATTAGGTTATACTTTGCTTCATCAGATTATACCCCATATGGTTTCACTAATGTGGGCCTTCCCAAATACCTCAGCCAGTGCTGGCATCTGAACTCAGTTTTCCTGCTCCTGAAACCAGACTGTCAAACTTCCTTCCATACTACTTCACCATTATGACTGTCTACTTCCTGTGATGTAAATCCTCTATCTACATAAACTTAAAGGAGCTTTGTATCAATCACTGCTTACCACTGCATATCTGTGTCTACATATACACTCAAAACAGTTTCATAAAGAAATACACTTTCTAATCTatgcttgatttttaaaatgttggttaTATCACACTAAATTGTTTTAAGTTGAACACATCATGtacacaacaacaaaaccactGGACTAAAGGGCTGATAAAGACAAACTATCCCCAACTGAGACTGAAGAGAATAATGTTCTCATGATATGGTTCAATGCCACCGCTGTGACAGGAGGAATACAAGTCACAATATGGGAGAAAGCCTGCCCTAGACTGGTTTTATGCTTTTCTGGGGGAAGTagagggtggtactggggcttgaactcaggacctttcactttatcacttgagccacacccaagtCCCTAGATTATTTTAAATACCCAATTCTACCTGAAACATGTCTTATGTACATAATAAACTCCTGAGAACAGAGAACTGCAGATGATAATGGCACTTAACAAGATGATCACAGAGCACTTAAAAATATCCCAACACCTTTATTTAGGTCTAATCTCACTCATAGCATTTCTTCACATTTACTTTGAAAAACAGCTGAACTGTGTGTGGTTATCACACACACTCTTCTACCCAACCATGGACCTTTTTCTGCCTCTCAGGCGTACTTCATCCAATTTCTTTAGCACTGGCCTGGACTTTTTGGAGGAGGTGGAGTAGCTCTTCAGACAGGCCTCAAACACAGGCTCGGTGTTGGGGTGGGTGCTGAGGAAGGCTTTCTCTAGGACGTAGAGGTCAACTCCCTTGTCCTCTGGAAGTCCCGAAATGAAACTGAGCCCAAAGTCTATGAGCACCAGGTTGAGCTGCTCGAGGGGTGGCTTCAGCAGCATATTGGAGGTGGTAAGGTCACCATGGATGAGGTCCTCATCGTGCATTCGAGCCAAAACCTGCCCAACTTTCTTGGCTAAGCCAAAGAGGCTCTGGGGAGTTTTTTCAGTCTCCATAGTAGATTGAATATAATCTCGAACAGTCACTGAGCCTTCAATTTCCTCCATATATAAGCAGTTACAAACATAGTCCACAAAAAAGACAACTGGGGCAGATATTCCTGCAATCAATACATAAGCGGTTAGTGGCttaaattccttttcttctttttacagtAGGCTTTATTTTCAGACTGAGCTGGTTTTCCAGACTAAATCTACTTATTTGAGAAGATCTAGGAATGCTGTAGAAAATGGCACAGCTTCTCCAGATGTctgtctcccccacacccccccacacacactcaagccCAGTGGGACTATGACTGAGCCCACCCAAGTTAGGTATAGAGGTGCCAaagctccctcctcctcccaaacACCCTTTACAACTGGACTTCATCACCACACTTACTCcgtaaaaagtaaacaaagagtCAGAGGGGAGGCTAGGCCCAGTCAGAGCAGTTTTTGACAAGGACACAAACAGGAGGCTAAGCAGTCTGTCTGTTTAGAAATTCATCTTTGTGAAACCCTGAAGTCACACTAACTTCTCTAAGCCTCAGCTTCTGCTGTTTCAAGGACAATTCCTTCAACTAATGAATCTTTACTGAATGTCAACCATGCTTGGGACACCTTCTAAAAACTGACGACAGGCATGTCAACGGGGGACACGGAGGTAAACAAGGCAGctcatgtttaatgcaacttTTATCACaaagtaaaatggaaattgtGAAATTTAACTTCATTAAACTTAGTTCAAGGGGTACTAATGTACCTGCTTGCTCACCACTTAATTTCCGCCCCCCTTCCCCAGCTCTTCCAGTACCTAACAATGTCCTTGTGCACAGTAggtgcctaaaaaaaaaaaaaaaaaaaaaaaaacctagtgaGAAAAAGGCAAGAATTATAAAAGCAAAAGGCCAACGCTTCTGAATCAGAGGGATcggccacttactagctgtgcaaccttgggcaagttactttccctctctgagcttcagtttctcatCTGAGGACAGTGTTTCTGGTGGCGACACACAATGATGTCgtaatggggaaaaaatgaacgACTTTAAAGAAATCTGACATTTATTGAGGGCTATGTATCGGGCACGCATTCGAACGTGATGCACGGCATACACACGTCGCCTAACGGTCTCCGTCACGAATGCCTTTACTTCCCTTTTCCATTACaggttgaggaaactgaggcggAGAGGTTCAGCACTTCTTGGAATGCTACACGTGAGGCAGCGAATCCCGACAGCCTGGCCCTACGGCAAGTGCTTGTCATCACATCTGCTTCCTAAGACTAATGAACGAGGAGACAGCGACAGCAAACTGAGCCGGTGAAATGGGAAGCGGGCGCATGTTCACTGCGGAGCAACAGTGGCAGAGCCGAGCCGAGCAGCCAGCGGCATGGCTCTCGGACAAATGCGGGTTGCTCCAAGACCACGCGACCTCCTAAGAATGAACGAAGACAGGAGCGAGAGGCCACTTCCTAGAGGCCTAGGAAGACGGTTCGAACGCAGAAACTACGGAGCTGGGTATCGGGGCCGCCTTACCTACGCGGCGGCAGCGCAGCAGCGCGCGGGCCTCCTGCACCGTCCGCCGCCGGCCGAGTCGCGCCTCCAGCGCTGGGTGCCGGTAGCCCTTGGGGAAGCGGTGCTTCACCACGGCCGCGCGGCCCTGGAAGTGGCCGCGGAACACCCGCGCCTCGGCGCCTTGCTTCACCAGCTCCAGGCTGCTCAGGAAGCGGCTGTTCCGCTCCCGGGCCGCGGCCAACGCCTCAGCCTCCGCCGAAGCCGCTTCCGTAACCTCAGCCATTACCACCACACAGCCCTACTACTCTTTCCGGAAGCTGCCGTAGGCGCTTCCGCCCGCTCCGGAAACCCTCGACTTCTTCCGCAACTCAACACCTCCCCTCCGACACTTCCACCCTGTGGGAGTGGTTCCGCCTCCCGACCTTTCCGCCCTTTGCGAGATCTTTGGTATCTCTCAGGAACCGCTCTTGTGGTCCGCCCCTAGCCTTCGTCCATCTCCGTACTCATTCGGCAACTCTCGGTACAATTCCTCACTTCTCGGCTCTCTCCGGAAACCCTCGGTAACACTCCCGGAAGGCTTTGGGGCCGTCCCAGTTTTTCGGCTCTTTCCGGAAAACTTCGGCCTCTCTCAAGGAAATCGCTTTGGGATTTTCTGCTCCTTCAGTAGTCTTCTACATCCTGGAAAGATTTGGCTCCTAGTGGCCTCTTTTTTGGGCTCCTCGCCCCTTGACTCCTGaactcccccccccgcccccgcacaGGGGCTTACCTAGCCAAAGCAGACAACAAACCATTTCTCCATCGTCTTAGGTGCTAGGATCATGACTATTTATGGAATGCGTTCAGGAGTAATAAGGGTAAATGATAAAACCTTTCTTGCAGAAAATTGAGTCTCAGAGAGGGTTGTGGGGGAGGAGATGAGAAATCAAACTTAAGCTTTCTGATTCTCTCGGTTTCATTACAAGGCTAACATGGGCCGTCACAGATTCTTACAATACAAAATTGTGTACACACTCACAAATCCAAAACAGCCCATGCCCTTCACCAATCTACAACACCACTGACCATTATATAAAGTTTCCAGATTTGTGTTATACATCAggcatatcacacacacataattatgGGGTTTTTCCCAGCATAGATGAGATCATAGATAGATGAGAAAGTCCCATCACTCTCTGGGGCAGAAGTTAAACACTATTAAGTTCTGCTAAATACTATTAAGTACTGTTAAGTGCTATTAGAATTGTTAGTTGTGCTGAGCTTTTGTCTTTATTGGAAACACTTAATGCTTTCTGGGAATGATTAAAATTGTCATGGCTGGTCCTTCAACAGGCCCTTCCCTTATGCCTGGGCACCTTGAACTTGCCTTGACTGTGAGCCAAGCAGCCCTCTTTGGCAGTTGGCCAAACTATACTCATGCCTCACTGCCAAAGCACAACTCTGGCTCCAGTAGGCACTGTTCAGCCACAACTGCTTCAAGCAGCTTTCTCTGGTCTTTTTGATATCACGAGCCCCGGTGAACTCTAGAAGCCATTGTCACCCAGGCCAGAGGGGAAGTACTTCGcctggtggcccagcagaaggcCTGGGACTAGTGCAAACATAATCCTTCATTTACATGAAGGGCTCTGCTGTGATTGGTTCAAACACCTGTGCCCTTCCTGGCCATGTAAATAAGCTGTTGGGCTGACTTTTCAAGTCAGCTGGGAGACACAATCCTGTGTTGTCACACATTAGGCCCAATAAATGATGTCCCAAATGGTCTTTTCTTTACTGACTTTTGATTTTTATCATAAGAAGAGTGAACTGAGCTGGTAAACATCAAGTGGAGACAGCAACAAGAAGGCGactgaagagttccagagaacAGCCAGGGGCAGAGAGAGCAGGGGGCCAGAGGGGTGAAAACAACACAGGATGGTAGAAATATAGAAAAGACTGTGAAAAGCCTAAGACAGGGGGCTGGAGGAGTTCCAGTGGGCCACATCTTTTGGTTCCACTTCAGCAAGTGCTTGTCAGAATTAAATATGATGCTGATCACATGGAGATAGTGGACAGCAGACTGGTTTCCCATGTTCAGggtcctcacccctccccctcaGTCCTTGGGGCCCGGTTGGAAATACTGAAGAAAGGCCTTTTGGTCTGAGGGTTGCTATGACACCAGTGTCATAGCAATGTGGTCCCGGGTTTCATTCACTCACACGGCAGGTCCCTTTTCAAACATTAGGCCCTTTTGTTGGCAGAATGCAGTTTCCAGTGTCTTTCATGAGCCCAGACCACTCAAAGCTCACCCAGAACAGATTCTATTTATAACATCCAGTTTCTCAAATTCGGGGGTTCATTATCATAATTGTTTGTGTCCACATAGCCATCACTATGGTTACCAAATCTGTCTGAACCCCTGCTTTAGAAATCTACTGTGCAAACATATTTACTAGAGCCAAGCTTGTTACAGTCAGATGGGTTCTGGCTTCTTTAACTCATTTCAGACCTCTCAATGGCTCCTCCCTGTGCTTAAGATAAAGACACCATCTTTAATTCAGCCTTGTAAGGCCCTGCAAGGAACCTCTGCATCCTCTTCCAGACCCTTCTCCCACCAAACCCTCCCTTGTTCTCTGCTTTTCAGACACCTTTATCTTCTCTGAAGCTCTTGCCATACTCCATCTTGCCACAGGATCTTTGCATCTGCTCTTTCCTCTGTTGGAAATGCTCTTCCTTCCCTTTGTTGCCTAGACTCATGGAGGAGGCATCTTTCCCTTCTCAGCTCAAGTGGCAGGCACTCAAGGAAGCCCTGCCACCCATCAGAGGAGAGGAAATCCAATAGTTATAAGTCCCAGTGCCCCTCAGAGTCTCTCCTCTCTAGCACTGTCACAGAGTCCTTTGTTCCTATGACTATTTAATTAATGCCTACCTCCCCATCTAACTACCAGCCTGCTGTTTCCTCACCCCCTACAGCTCTGAGAGGAAAGGAAATCTTACCAAATAGTGTGcacaggataaagaaaaaaattttttttcaaatactcttttttttttttgactgtcaAAGAGTGAAGGAGTGGAGTTGACAGTTGACTACTTATAATCACTCTTCAGCAGCCATGGTTGACGGCTGTTCCCAATGGGTGTCATTTCCTCAGGGCTCCTGGCCTCTGGGGCAGACCAGTGTGCACTGCAGTGGTTAGGGAAGAGGCCGAGCGCGGTGCTGGCAGTGCCACCCAGCAAGGATAACTTTTCATTATTCATGACTATAGTGGCGGGAAGTGACAAGCAGCACAGCAGGGCTCATGGTAGACACAGCTGGACTTTGGGGCTCAGGCAGTGGCATCTGAGTTTGTATCTGGCTGCCTCTCAGCAGTCTTTTCTATGGTGGCTTTGTCCTCAGGCAGGCCCCCTTCTCAGGATGAGCAGTCAGTCTACCCTCTGGTTGTTTATTTGTTGTGCAGCAATTATGTGAGGACAGCAACAGCAAATACACAAGGACACATCAGAGCTGTCTGGCCCATCGTCATCGCTTTCCAATGGCTCTGTTAGGTTTCCAGGCTCTGTCACTTCTGGGCACTGTGTGGGACCCACGAGAACCTTGCCCGAGGTCACCTGTGTCCCATGCACCCGGTTTTGAGATGGACACTGGTATCTTTGGAGTTGCATACAATTCATCACGATTTTTCCAgcactcttgatttttttttaaagaaaatttacttgCCTTCACTAAAAAAGAACCCAGGAAAGATCATGGTCCCCTTATGGAAGACCTGTTAGCACCATGTCTGTATTTCCACCACAGGCTGAGCACCAGTCCAGCTGCCCCAGCTAGGCCAGATCAGTGGTTgtcaaactttttctgtaaaggtccAGAGACAGTCCGCTGATATGACTGCTCCACGCCACAGCTGAGGAACAAAAGCTACATGGAAAGTATATGAGTGAACAGGCACGGCTGTATTCCAGTGAAACTTCGTGGACACAACAAGGCAGGTGGTTATCATTTGCGACTCCTGCTGTGGACATATGGCCTTCGGTGTGTCAGTTTTCACCACTCCACATTGCCTTATGGCCAGCTCACTTCTGCCATTCCTAATGCCTATGCAGACCCTGTAGGCTTTGGAACTTGCAGCTGTCTGGGGTCCTTCTGCTGTGCTCCAATAGGAACTAGGAGTAGCAAGGAGAAGCAGTCCTGGACCCTTGAGGACCAAAGGCTTATGGACTGGCTTACTCAGAAGCTTATGGCTCCAAGGCCTGAGAAGTAGAGGTTTATGGCTCCAGCCCCTGGGGGCCAGAGACTTGCAGCTCTGTGTGCTCAGGTTGGAGGCTACTAACCTGGGCTTTAACTGCCAGGGGCCTGGCACTTGGCCGCTATTCAAACTCAGATGTCAGTCTTTACAGTGACTGGCGTTAGTAATTGGACATTGGATGTTGAGATCCTTGGCCCTCAGGGCTTGACAGCTTCCTAGAACATTTCTAGTGATGGGGACTTATATTCCCTTGTCCTCAGTTCTTCATAGCGTTCTCTGTACTCCTACTGTCCTCTGTTGTCTTTGCTGCCTCTTCTCCCCACCATCTCTGAGTTCTTCTGTGATAAAAATTACAAGTAGGCAAGAGAAGACCATTCAGGAGAAGCCTTTCATTGAACCTAATGTTTCAATACTGAGGGGCTACACAGAAGTTGGTCTCTCAGCCAAAGTGAGCTAATAGCCTATTTATATAGCTaggtgtgtgtggcgggggaggGCAATGTCTGTGTTATGCAAATGAGGGATTGTGTTTGCACCAGCCACAGCACAGCTTCCAGTTCCACCAATCACAAACCCCACATAGGGACCAATGCAAGTCCCACATTGCACCAATCACTGGCCTCTGAGTTTCTGAGGAGGTGTTCCCCCTCCATCCTGAAGGACAACAGCTTCTATTGCCTGAAATGCTGCCTTCCAGGGCCTGTCCAGGTTATCTGGAGCCATGGTGACTGTAAGCTGTGGTGATCTCAGAGTGATCACAGAGTATCACCAGGGCAGCAGTCCAGCCACTTGCTAGAGAAGGTTGATACATGCCCCCCTCCAGGCTGCTAGGCATAAGGGAAGGGTCTATCCACTGACATTCAAAGGACTGAACAACTGCTCCTGGAAGTTTTGTTCATtcgcagaaaaaaaaattatagtgcTTACTATAAAGGCTTAAAGAAAGCTCAAATCAAAGCTAACATTCTCAACAGCATTTAACAGTAGTTAGCAATGCTCAACAGTGCTCAACCCCTGCTCCAGTGTCCTGGGAGGGTTGGGTCCCTCTATCTGTCTCACCTGATCTCTGTTCTTTTAAAGTGTAGACTCTGGAGAACAAAACCCAGGAAGTTCTGTTAGCTCGGTGAATGAGAGGAAGATAAAAAATCCTTCAGCAGTTACTATTGAGCAACTCTTTATCGGCTAGGCATGGTTCTAGATATTCTGCAGCACAACACTGGGGATACAGAAGTAAAAGAGGTTTTTGTTTCTAAGTTCACATTCATGGAGATTTGTTTGTGGGGATAATAGATGTCTGCACGCTTGCTGCAACCAACTCTTTGGAAGGCAGATAAACCTTTCCATTGGCCAATCCCTCCTTCTGCCTTCCAGGTGGTCCACCTCCTTTTCTTGAACAAGGTAATTACCAGTGATGGAATCTGTATTAGCTATTTATCACCATGTAACAAATTACCGCAAAACTTAATGGCTTAAAGcaaaacacatttattatttcatggTGTTTAAGGTACAGGGAACTGAGCAGAGTTGAGCCCTGAGCAAGAGCCCAGAGGCAAGGTGCAATCAAGTTGTCAGTGAGGACACCTAGTCAGTGAGGCAGTTTGGGAGAGAGCTCCCTCCAAGCATGAGCTTGTGGATAGCGTTCAGTTCCTCAGGACTGTTGATCTGAAGGCCTGAGCTTCCCATTGGCTATTACCTGGAGGCATTGCCTTTGTGGGGCCCTCCATCAGGTAGCTCACAGCAAGGCAGGTGGCTTGACCAGAGCGAATAGTTGAGCTATCAGGAGACCA from Castor canadensis chromosome 5, mCasCan1.hap1v2, whole genome shotgun sequence encodes the following:
- the Tp53rk gene encoding EKC/KEOPS complex subunit TP53RK; amino-acid sequence: MAEVTEAASAEAEALAAARERNSRFLSSLELVKQGAEARVFRGHFQGRAAVVKHRFPKGYRHPALEARLGRRRTVQEARALLRCRRVGISAPVVFFVDYVCNCLYMEEIEGSVTVRDYIQSTMETEKTPQSLFGLAKKVGQVLARMHDEDLIHGDLTTSNMLLKPPLEQLNLVLIDFGLSFISGLPEDKGVDLYVLEKAFLSTHPNTEPVFEACLKSYSTSSKKSRPVLKKLDEVRLRGRKRSMVG